AAAAGGTGTATCCCAACCTCGGAATCGACTCCTATCCCAATTTCCTGCGTTCGCCGCTGGAGCAGCCGGCGCGCCACGCCCTGACGTTGGAATCGGATCCCACCTATGTCACCGGTTGGGGTGCCGGCAATGTGGTCTCCGACCCCACCGGCAAGAGCTCGGTGGAGGATCTAAGCGCTGAGGGTTTCGGCACGTTGCGTGCCCGGCCGAGCATCGACCGCAAAGTGAGCTCGACCGGGGTCTACGGCACCGGTTCCTATCGGGTGTTGTTCCGCCGGTCGCTGCCGAGCGACGGCCCGGACGCCGCGTCGTTGCGGCCGGGTCGCAAGCTAGCGGTGGCGTTTGCGGTGTGGGACGGCAGCGCCGGGGACCGGGACGGCAAGAAATCGGTGACCATCTGGCAGGAGCTGGTACTCGCCCGTTGAGGAGGTTCGCGCTATGACGACCGAAACCGGCCGCGGTTACCCGTCGATCCCGTCGATCGATCGGCGGCTCTTTGTCAAATTTCTGGGGGGTGGGGTGGGCGCCGCCGTCTTCTCGTTGCAGAACGCTTGCACCTTTTTGGAACCACTCGAGCCCGATGACAACCCGCTTTCGAGAAAAGTCCGCCGCGATTGGGAAGCGATCTACCACGACCAGTATCGCTACGACGGCACGTTCGACTGGGTGTGCTCACCCAACGACACTCATGCCTGCCGCATTCGCGCCTATGTCAGAAACGGCATCGTCGTCAGGAGTGGCTCGACCTACGACTACCAGGACTACGCCGACCTCTACGGCAACCACGCGACCGCCAACTGGAATCCCCGCCAGTGCGCCAAGGGCTACACATTTCACCGGGTCCTTTATGGACCCTACCGGCTGCGCCATCCGATCGTGCGGCGGGGCTGGAAAGCCTGGGCCGACGCCGGCTTTCCGGCGCTCACCTCCGAGCTCAAGTCGAAGTACAAGTTCGACAGCCGGGGCGACGACGAGTTCATCCAGATCTCATGGGAGGAGGCCTTCCGAAAGATCGCTCTGGCGCTCGAAGCGATCGCCAAGCGCTACAGCGGCGAAGAAGGCAAACAGCTTCTTTTGGACCAGGGCTATCAGCCCGAGATGGTCGAGGCCATGGGCGGTGCGGGCACCCGTACCCTCAAGATGCGCGGCGGCATGGGCCTCCTGGGAGTACTGGGCAAATACGGCATGTACCGGCTGTGCAACACGATGGCTCTGCTCGACGCCCAGGTGCGTGGAGTGGGGCCCGAGAAAGCTCGGGCCGGTCGCGCCTGGTCGAACTACACCTGGCACGGCGATCAGGCTCCCGGGCACCCCTGGGTGCACGGTCTCCAGGCCTCCGACTGTGACTTCAACGATCTGCGCTACTCCAAGCTCATCATCATGGATGGCAAGAACCTGGTGGAGAACAAGCTCACTGACTCCCACTGGTTCATCGAGTGCATGGAACGCGGCGGCAAGATCGTCGTCATCGCCCCCGAATACGGTCCGCCTTCGACCAAAGCCGACTACTGGATCCCCATTCGGGTAGCCACCGACACCGCGTTGTGGCTGGGCATCACCCGCCTGATGATCGACAAAGGGCACTACGACGAGGGGTTCGTCAAGCGCTTTACCGACTTCCCACTTCTAGTGCGGCACGACAACCTGCAGCGGCTCAGAGCCGACGAGGTTTTCCCCGGTTACCGCTCGGATCTCGATCCGGAAGGCCCGTCGATGAAGATCCAGGGTTTGACTGCCGAGCAACATGGGCAGTTGGGCGACCGGGTGATCTGGGACGAGATCATTGGCGGCCCTAAGCCGCTCAACCGCGATGACGTAGGCGAGACGATGACCGCCAAAGGGCTGGCGCCGGCTCTCGAGGGGACGTTCGAGGTTCAACTGGCAAACGGTTCGACGGTCCGCTGCTCGACCCTGTGGACGCTCTACCAGACGCATCTCGAGGACTACGACCTCGACACCGTATGCGAGATCACGGATTGCCCGCAAAATCTGGTCGAGCGACTGGCCGAGGACATCGCCACGATGAAGCCGGTGGCGATCCACCAGGGCGAAGGCATCAATCACTGGTTTCACGCCACCGAGATGAACCGGGCGGCGTACCTGCCGCTGCTCCTGACCGGCAATATCGGCAAACCCGGCGCCGGCTGCCACACCTGGGCCGGCAACTACAAAGCGGCGCTGTTCCAAGGCTCCCCGCAGACCGGCCCCGGCTTCAAGGGTTGGGTGGCCGAAGACCCGTTCGATCTAAATCTCGATCCAAAGACACCGGGCAAGGACATCCACGCCCACGCCTACACCAAGGACGAGGAGCCGGCATATTGGAACCACGGCGACAAGGCACTGATCGTCGATACCCCGAAGTTCGGCAGGCGGTGCTTCACCGGCGACAGCCACATGCCGACGCCCACCAAGTCGATCATTTTCAACAACGTCAACTTGATCAACAACGCCAAGTGGGCGTACGAGATGATCAAGAACGTCAATCCCAACATCGAGCTGATCGTTTCGCTGGACATCCAGATGACGGCATCGATCGAATACGCGGATCTGGCGCTACCAGCCAACTCCTGGCTCGAATTCGAAGACCTCGAAGTCACGGCCAGCTGCTCGAACCCGTTTCTACAGGTCTGGAAGGGAGGCATCACGCCGGTCTTCGAGAGCAAGGACGATCTGTCGATCCTGGCCGGGATCGCCAAAGCGCTCGGCCAGGTCACCGGCGACGAGCGCTTCGTCCAGGCCTTCCAGTTCGAGCACGAGGGGCGCCGGGACGTCTATCTGCAGCGCCTTCTGGACAGTTCGACCACCACCGCCGGGTACAGGGTCGAGGACCTAATGGCCGGCAAGTACGGCCCGCCCGGTGGGGCGCTGATGAACTTCCGCACCTATCCGCGTATTCCGTTCTACGAGCAGATCCACGACAACGAGCCTTTTCATACCGACACCGGCCGGCTGCACGCCTACTCGGACGTGCCGGAAGCAATCGAGTACGGCGAGAACTTCATCGTCCACCGGGAGGGCCCGGAGGCGACTCCCTATCAGCCCAACGTCATCGTCAGCACCAACCCTCTTGTCCGCCCCGAGGACTATGGCGTGCCGGCCGACGCCGAGCACTGGGATGAGCGCACGATCTGCAACGTCAAGCTGCCGTGGCAGGAGGTGAAGAAAACCAAGAACTTTCTTTGGGAAAAGGGCCTCCAGTTCTACTGCCTGACCCCCAAGACCCGGCATCGGGTGCACAGCGGCTGGTCGAATGTCGATTGGCACATGCTGTACGACTCGAATTTCGGCGACCCCTACCGGCTCGACAAACGGGCGCCCTCGGTGGGCGAGCACCAAATCCACCTCAACCCCCAAGCGGCGCGTGACTTGGGGATCAACGACGGTGACTACGTCTATGTGGACGCCAACCCGGCCGATCGGCCGTATATGGGCGCCAAGCCCGACGAGTTCTTCTACCGCGTCGCCCGCTGCATGCTGCGGGTGAAGTACAACCACGCCTACCCCTACAACATCGTGATGATCAAGCACGCGCCTTTTATCGCCACCGAGAGAAGCGTCCGGGCGCACGAGAGCCGGCCCGACGGGCGGGCTTTGTCAGAGCACACCGGCTATCAGGCCAACCTCCGCTACGGCTCGCAGCAGTCGATCACTCGCAACTGGCACATGCCGATGCACCAGACCGACACCCTTTTTCACAAGTCCAAGGTCTTCATGAACTTCATCTTTGGCGGCGAGGCCGACAACCATGCCTTGAACACGGTGCCCAAGGAGGCCCTGGTGCGGGTGACCAAGGCCGAGGACGGCGGCATGGGCGGCAAGGGAGTGTGGAAACCGGCGACTACAGGCTACACCCCGGACAATGAAAACGACTTTATGCGGCGCTATCTGGCCGGTGAATTGATTCGCGTGAGAAAGGCTTAGCACCTAGACGACCATGCCATACGGCGATCCAGATCCTGAAGATCCACACGAACTGGTGGGGGTTTCCCTGCCCGGTATCCCTGGTGATGCCGATTCGATGCGTGAGATGGCCTACACCTTCGCCGAGGAGTTCGCCGCCCTGGGGTTTGGTCGGGACCGGTTGCTCGAACTCTTCCGGCGGCCTGGCTACGCCGGCGCCCACCGCGCCTACCTGGCGCTGGGCGAAGACGAAATCGGGCGCATCATCAACGAAAGCCTTTCGCTTTGGGGCCGTTTTCAGATAGTGGTCGAGGATCCAACACGGGTGCCGCGGGGCGAAGTGCGAGCCCGGCCGCCGGAAGAGCTCGTGCAGCTCGGCTCGCCATCGGCGGCAGAAGCCGGCGACAAAGACTAGGAGGCGAGCGATGCCGAAGGTCAACAACTGGCAACTGGGACGCGGGATGGCCTATCCCTATGAAGCCAAGTTTCCCGAGCAGCAGTTCGCCTTTGTGTTCAACATCAATCG
This genomic interval from bacterium contains the following:
- a CDS encoding molybdopterin-dependent oxidoreductase; amino-acid sequence: MTTETGRGYPSIPSIDRRLFVKFLGGGVGAAVFSLQNACTFLEPLEPDDNPLSRKVRRDWEAIYHDQYRYDGTFDWVCSPNDTHACRIRAYVRNGIVVRSGSTYDYQDYADLYGNHATANWNPRQCAKGYTFHRVLYGPYRLRHPIVRRGWKAWADAGFPALTSELKSKYKFDSRGDDEFIQISWEEAFRKIALALEAIAKRYSGEEGKQLLLDQGYQPEMVEAMGGAGTRTLKMRGGMGLLGVLGKYGMYRLCNTMALLDAQVRGVGPEKARAGRAWSNYTWHGDQAPGHPWVHGLQASDCDFNDLRYSKLIIMDGKNLVENKLTDSHWFIECMERGGKIVVIAPEYGPPSTKADYWIPIRVATDTALWLGITRLMIDKGHYDEGFVKRFTDFPLLVRHDNLQRLRADEVFPGYRSDLDPEGPSMKIQGLTAEQHGQLGDRVIWDEIIGGPKPLNRDDVGETMTAKGLAPALEGTFEVQLANGSTVRCSTLWTLYQTHLEDYDLDTVCEITDCPQNLVERLAEDIATMKPVAIHQGEGINHWFHATEMNRAAYLPLLLTGNIGKPGAGCHTWAGNYKAALFQGSPQTGPGFKGWVAEDPFDLNLDPKTPGKDIHAHAYTKDEEPAYWNHGDKALIVDTPKFGRRCFTGDSHMPTPTKSIIFNNVNLINNAKWAYEMIKNVNPNIELIVSLDIQMTASIEYADLALPANSWLEFEDLEVTASCSNPFLQVWKGGITPVFESKDDLSILAGIAKALGQVTGDERFVQAFQFEHEGRRDVYLQRLLDSSTTTAGYRVEDLMAGKYGPPGGALMNFRTYPRIPFYEQIHDNEPFHTDTGRLHAYSDVPEAIEYGENFIVHREGPEATPYQPNVIVSTNPLVRPEDYGVPADAEHWDERTICNVKLPWQEVKKTKNFLWEKGLQFYCLTPKTRHRVHSGWSNVDWHMLYDSNFGDPYRLDKRAPSVGEHQIHLNPQAARDLGINDGDYVYVDANPADRPYMGAKPDEFFYRVARCMLRVKYNHAYPYNIVMIKHAPFIATERSVRAHESRPDGRALSEHTGYQANLRYGSQQSITRNWHMPMHQTDTLFHKSKVFMNFIFGGEADNHALNTVPKEALVRVTKAEDGGMGGKGVWKPATTGYTPDNENDFMRRYLAGELIRVRKA